A single genomic interval of Hydrogenispora ethanolica harbors:
- a CDS encoding ABC transporter ATP-binding protein/permease → MRKFDISFIKAGWGLTREYWRSTERWLAGGLLAAIVALNLGDVYLLVRLNEWNNGFYNALQRYDQKAFFGALGTFSILAGIYILVAVYELYFQQMLEIRWRRWMTEHYLQNWLRKQHYYRMQLQNNGSDNPDQRISEDIRLFVSSTLTLSLGLLKAVVTLISFTAILWNLSGVLTIPLAQGKVAIPGYMVWTAAGYAILGTWLTAKIGRPLVKLNFNQQRYEADFRFSLVRLRENSESVAFYQGESQEESNFTGRFKKTFENFYKLMKRQKRLTWFTSCYGQIAIIFPFLVAAPRFFSRQIQLGGLVQTASAFGKVQDSLSFFVSSYASLAEWKAVLNRLVGFNQQIDSIESSREQTAFQFIAGNEPQFTVSGLKVGLPNGAILFDNFELKLRKGDSLLITGPSGSGKSTLMRTFAGIWPFSEGKVSIPRGEKILFLPQKPYLPLGTLREVLLYPYGTGTAADDRLKEILSQCQLEELIPYLDTVENWSQLLSLGEQQRIAFGRALLHQPQWLFLDEATSALDEPLERTMYGLLQTKLKDLTIVSIGHRQTLLALHQLRLHIDKRSPLHFSDARQSGEIPRYSRRSTAS, encoded by the coding sequence ATGCGGAAGTTTGATATTTCGTTTATCAAAGCGGGATGGGGGCTAACCCGTGAATACTGGCGCTCGACCGAAAGATGGCTGGCCGGTGGTTTATTGGCGGCTATCGTCGCGCTGAATTTAGGGGACGTCTATTTGCTGGTGCGGTTGAATGAATGGAATAACGGCTTTTACAATGCCTTGCAACGTTATGACCAAAAGGCTTTTTTCGGCGCGCTGGGCACGTTTTCGATTCTCGCCGGAATTTACATCCTGGTTGCCGTCTACGAGCTATACTTCCAGCAAATGCTGGAGATCCGCTGGCGTCGCTGGATGACGGAGCATTATCTCCAAAACTGGCTGCGGAAACAGCATTATTACCGGATGCAGCTGCAGAACAATGGCTCCGACAACCCGGACCAACGGATTAGCGAAGACATCCGTTTATTTGTGTCTTCAACCTTAACGCTCTCCCTGGGCCTTTTGAAAGCGGTGGTCACGTTGATTTCGTTTACCGCGATCTTGTGGAATCTCTCCGGCGTATTGACCATTCCATTGGCCCAGGGCAAAGTCGCGATTCCCGGTTATATGGTCTGGACCGCGGCCGGATATGCCATCCTTGGAACCTGGTTAACCGCCAAAATCGGCCGTCCGCTGGTGAAACTCAATTTTAACCAACAGCGTTATGAAGCGGATTTTCGTTTCAGCCTGGTACGCTTGCGTGAAAATAGTGAGAGCGTTGCTTTTTATCAGGGAGAATCCCAAGAAGAAAGCAATTTCACCGGCCGTTTCAAGAAAACGTTTGAAAACTTTTACAAATTAATGAAGCGCCAAAAAAGGCTGACCTGGTTTACCTCTTGTTACGGCCAGATTGCGATCATCTTTCCGTTCCTGGTGGCGGCCCCCCGTTTTTTCAGCCGTCAGATCCAGCTGGGCGGTTTGGTGCAGACAGCTTCCGCCTTCGGCAAGGTGCAGGACTCCCTCTCTTTCTTTGTCAGCAGTTACGCGTCCCTGGCTGAGTGGAAGGCCGTTCTCAATCGTCTGGTCGGCTTCAATCAACAGATCGACTCCATCGAGAGCAGCCGGGAACAGACGGCGTTTCAATTCATTGCCGGCAATGAACCACAGTTCACCGTATCCGGGCTGAAGGTGGGTCTCCCCAATGGCGCGATCTTATTCGACAATTTTGAATTGAAACTTCGCAAAGGCGACTCATTGTTGATCACCGGTCCTTCGGGATCGGGGAAAAGTACCCTGATGCGAACCTTCGCGGGTATCTGGCCTTTTTCTGAAGGCAAGGTCAGTATCCCCCGGGGAGAAAAGATATTGTTTCTGCCGCAGAAACCCTATCTTCCCCTCGGCACGCTCCGGGAAGTGTTGCTATACCCGTATGGAACCGGGACGGCGGCTGACGATAGACTCAAGGAGATCTTGAGCCAGTGCCAATTGGAAGAACTTATCCCATACCTGGATACCGTCGAAAACTGGAGCCAGCTTCTTTCCCTGGGAGAGCAGCAACGAATCGCGTTCGGCCGCGCTTTATTGCATCAGCCCCAATGGTTATTCCTGGATGAAGCAACATCGGCCCTGGACGAACCGCTGGAACGGACGATGTATGGCCTTCTGCAAACCAAATTGAAGGATCTGACCATCGTCAGTATCGGGCATCGCCAAACGCTGTTGGCATTGCATCAGCTGCGGCTGCATATTGACAAACGAAGCCCGCTCCATTTCTCGGATGCCCGGCAGAGCGGTGAAATCCCCCGGTATTCCCGCCGGTCAACTGCTTCTTGA
- a CDS encoding chemotaxis protein CheX — translation MADELYRLFFHATQDVFSLMLDLNHISEVLDGKKEDTGSSGKINISIGVVGDLQGEIIYHFPKETSLEMVKIMSGMDFPEVDDFVTSAIGEITNIISGKALMALSEKKVSCDILPPKIVIDGQVSEDSAPSSSSARICTDIGEIDLDVRLNRKQA, via the coding sequence ATGGCTGACGAACTTTACCGTCTCTTCTTCCATGCCACGCAAGACGTATTCTCCCTGATGCTCGACCTGAATCATATTTCGGAGGTCCTGGATGGCAAGAAGGAAGATACCGGCTCCAGCGGGAAAATCAATATTTCCATCGGCGTGGTCGGCGATCTGCAAGGAGAAATTATTTACCACTTCCCCAAAGAGACCTCGCTTGAAATGGTAAAAATCATGAGCGGCATGGATTTTCCGGAAGTCGATGATTTTGTTACCTCCGCAATCGGCGAGATCACCAATATCATCAGCGGCAAAGCGCTGATGGCCCTCTCCGAAAAAAAGGTCTCCTGCGACATCCTGCCGCCGAAAATTGTGATTGACGGCCAGGTGAGCGAGGATTCCGCCCCATCGTCATCCAGCGCCCGGATCTGTACCGACATCGGCGAAATTGACTTGGATGTAAGGCTCAACCGTAAACAAGCATAA
- a CDS encoding bacteriohemerythrin produces the protein MIWKEKYNLGVPLIDAQHRELFSRVTDFVETLRKPVRWEEKVDNVNQTLNFMKDYVVTHFHDEEAYQRKIGYLEFEAHRKIHNDMVEYVVNIAKQYEKEGYQEQLMQQFAGKLLAWLINHVAAEDQKIASFAKAKGVECNG, from the coding sequence ATGATTTGGAAAGAAAAATATAATTTGGGGGTTCCCCTGATCGATGCGCAGCACCGGGAACTTTTCAGCCGGGTCACCGATTTTGTGGAAACCTTACGCAAACCGGTCCGCTGGGAAGAAAAAGTGGACAATGTCAATCAAACGCTGAATTTCATGAAAGACTACGTGGTAACCCACTTTCATGATGAAGAGGCTTACCAGCGCAAAATCGGATATCTGGAATTCGAGGCGCACCGGAAAATCCATAACGACATGGTCGAGTATGTCGTGAATATTGCCAAGCAATATGAAAAAGAGGGTTATCAGGAGCAACTGATGCAACAATTTGCCGGCAAGCTTTTGGCCTGGCTCATCAACCATGTCGCGGCGGAAGACCAAAAGATTGCCTCGTTTGCCAAGGCGAAGGGGGTGGAATGCAATGGCTGA
- a CDS encoding aminoacyl-tRNA deacylase has protein sequence MNRYEAKLKDFMTARHIRAEQLIFTQSCHSVQEAASAAGASPEDFVKNICLVSGEGNLIVAIVKGEDSASRSRVGKALREDPPRTATADEILEKTGFPCGGVPSFGYCATFLVDPKVLEKEIVYTGGGSPCSLVRIASRELIRSNNATIIRIRR, from the coding sequence ATGAATCGCTACGAAGCGAAACTCAAGGACTTTATGACGGCCCGTCATATCCGAGCCGAACAATTGATATTCACCCAATCCTGCCACTCGGTCCAGGAAGCGGCGAGCGCCGCCGGCGCTTCTCCGGAAGATTTTGTGAAAAACATTTGCCTGGTGAGCGGGGAAGGCAATCTCATTGTGGCCATCGTTAAGGGCGAGGATAGCGCCAGCCGCTCCCGGGTCGGAAAAGCCTTGCGCGAGGACCCGCCCCGAACCGCCACCGCGGACGAAATTCTCGAAAAAACGGGATTCCCTTGCGGCGGCGTTCCCTCTTTCGGCTATTGCGCCACGTTTCTCGTCGATCCGAAAGTGCTGGAAAAGGAGATCGTTTATACCGGCGGGGGTTCGCCATGTTCCCTGGTGCGGATCGCCAGCCGGGAACTGATCCGGTCAAACAACGCAACCATTATTCGGATCCGAAGGTAA